A stretch of Pseudoclavibacter chungangensis DNA encodes these proteins:
- the leuS gene encoding leucine--tRNA ligase encodes MNCTVTTERDENTQDYDFRALERKWAPVWDELRLFDSSVPGDTRPRKYVLDMFPYPSGDLHMGHAEQYALGDAAARFWRHRGFNVLHPIGWDSFGLPAENAAIKNGGDPRDWTYANIAQQRESMRRYGVSFDWDRVIHTSDPEYYRWNQWLFLKMYEEGLAYRKFSDVNWCPNDQTVLANEQVVDGHCERCGAVVTKKKLNQWYFKITDYADRLLDDLNQLEGHWPAKVLTMQRNWIGRSLGADVDFEIEGRDEKVTVFTTRPDTLYGATFMVVAPESDLAAELAADASAATRERFASYLDEVRSLDSIARQSTERPKTGLFLERYAVNPLNGERLPVWAADYVLADYGHGAIMAVPAHDQRDLDFARAFDLPVRVVVDTTQPVTGVIPVIPEDGSLPEFEDLHPSVTGEALTGEGRLTNSGPLDGLSKRNAITRAIEILEERGTGRPAKNYRLRDWLISRQRYWGTPIPILHGADGVEVPVPEDQLPVLLPDAEGLDLRPRGTSPLGGDAAWMAATDPTTGAPMQRDADTMDTFVDSSWYFLRFLSPKDDTQAFDPAEAEKWAPIDQYIGGVEHAILHLLYARFITKVLYDLGYVTFSEPFSALLNQGMVIMDGTKMSKSKGNVVKLSEELETYGVDAVRLTMMFASPPEDDVDWADVSVAGSVKFLARAWRVANDVTSEPGADVQRGDLALRRQVHRFLSEVGPLASSFKFNVVIAKLMELTNAVRKAIDSGPGAGDPAVREAAEAITVVLDLFAPYTAEDMWEKLGHEPGVALVKWPEPVPSLLREEQAKAVVQVNGKVRDVLQVSPSIGDGELEKLARESANVVRAIGDKEIVKVIVRAPKLVNFAVKG; translated from the coding sequence ATGAACTGCACCGTGACCACCGAGCGTGACGAGAACACCCAGGACTACGACTTCCGCGCCCTGGAGCGGAAGTGGGCACCCGTGTGGGACGAGCTGCGACTCTTCGACTCCTCGGTGCCGGGCGACACGCGCCCGCGCAAGTACGTCCTCGACATGTTCCCCTACCCCTCGGGCGATCTGCACATGGGGCACGCCGAGCAGTACGCGCTCGGCGATGCCGCCGCCCGCTTCTGGCGCCACCGCGGCTTCAACGTGCTGCACCCGATCGGCTGGGACTCGTTCGGCCTGCCGGCCGAGAACGCCGCCATCAAGAACGGTGGCGACCCGCGCGATTGGACCTATGCGAACATCGCGCAGCAGCGCGAGAGCATGCGCCGCTACGGCGTGAGCTTCGACTGGGACCGCGTCATCCACACCTCGGACCCCGAGTACTACCGCTGGAACCAGTGGCTGTTCCTGAAGATGTACGAGGAGGGGCTCGCGTACCGCAAGTTCTCGGACGTGAACTGGTGCCCGAACGACCAGACGGTGCTCGCGAACGAGCAGGTCGTCGACGGCCACTGCGAGCGCTGCGGCGCGGTCGTCACGAAGAAGAAGCTCAATCAGTGGTACTTCAAGATCACGGACTACGCGGACCGTCTGCTCGACGACCTGAACCAGCTCGAGGGCCACTGGCCCGCGAAGGTGCTGACGATGCAGCGCAACTGGATCGGCCGTTCGCTCGGTGCCGATGTCGACTTCGAGATCGAGGGGCGTGACGAGAAGGTCACCGTCTTCACGACGCGACCGGACACGCTGTACGGCGCGACGTTCATGGTCGTCGCGCCCGAGAGCGATCTCGCGGCCGAGCTCGCCGCGGACGCCTCGGCGGCGACGCGGGAGCGTTTCGCGAGCTACCTCGACGAGGTCCGTTCGCTGGATTCGATCGCCCGGCAGTCGACCGAGCGGCCGAAGACGGGGCTGTTCCTCGAGCGCTACGCCGTCAACCCGCTGAACGGTGAGCGCCTGCCCGTGTGGGCCGCGGACTACGTGCTCGCCGACTACGGTCACGGCGCGATCATGGCCGTTCCGGCGCACGATCAGCGCGACCTCGATTTCGCCCGCGCCTTCGACCTGCCGGTGCGCGTCGTCGTCGACACGACCCAGCCCGTCACGGGCGTCATCCCCGTCATCCCCGAGGACGGCTCGCTGCCCGAGTTCGAGGACCTGCACCCCTCGGTCACGGGCGAGGCACTCACGGGGGAGGGACGGCTCACGAACTCGGGACCGCTCGACGGTCTGTCGAAGCGGAACGCGATCACGCGTGCGATCGAGATCCTCGAGGAGCGCGGCACGGGGCGCCCGGCGAAGAACTACCGACTGCGCGACTGGCTCATCTCGCGTCAGCGGTACTGGGGGACGCCGATCCCGATCCTGCACGGCGCCGACGGCGTCGAGGTGCCCGTCCCCGAGGACCAGCTGCCCGTGCTGCTGCCCGATGCGGAGGGCCTCGACCTGCGTCCCCGCGGCACCTCCCCGCTCGGGGGCGACGCGGCGTGGATGGCCGCGACCGACCCGACGACGGGCGCGCCCATGCAGCGCGACGCCGACACGATGGACACGTTCGTCGACTCGTCGTGGTACTTCCTGCGGTTCCTGTCGCCGAAGGACGACACGCAGGCGTTCGACCCGGCCGAGGCCGAGAAGTGGGCCCCCATCGACCAGTACATCGGCGGTGTCGAGCACGCGATCCTGCACCTGCTGTACGCGCGGTTCATCACGAAGGTCCTCTACGACCTCGGCTACGTGACGTTCTCCGAGCCGTTCTCGGCCCTGCTCAACCAGGGCATGGTCATCATGGACGGCACGAAGATGTCGAAGTCCAAGGGCAACGTCGTCAAGCTCTCGGAGGAGCTCGAGACGTACGGCGTCGACGCCGTGCGACTCACGATGATGTTCGCCTCGCCGCCCGAGGACGACGTCGACTGGGCCGACGTGTCGGTCGCGGGGAGCGTGAAGTTCCTCGCGCGCGCGTGGCGCGTCGCGAACGACGTGACGAGCGAGCCGGGTGCCGACGTGCAGCGCGGCGATCTCGCGCTGCGGCGTCAGGTGCACCGCTTCCTCTCGGAGGTCGGGCCCCTCGCGTCGTCGTTCAAGTTCAACGTCGTCATCGCGAAGCTCATGGAGCTCACGAACGCGGTGCGCAAGGCGATCGACTCGGGCCCCGGCGCCGGCGACCCCGCCGTGCGTGAGGCGGCCGAGGCGATCACGGTCGTGCTCGACCTGTTCGCGCCGTACACGGCCGAGGACATGTGGGAGAAGCTCGGCCACGAGCCGGGGGTCGCACTCGTGAAGTGGCCCGAGCCGGTCCCGTCGCTGCTGCGCGAGGAGCAGGCGAAGGCGGTCGTGCAAGTCAACGGCAAGGTCCGCGACGTGCTCCAGGTGTCGCCCTCGATCGGCGACGGGGAGCTCGAGAAGCTCGCGCGCGAGAGCGCGAACGTCGTCCGGGCGATCGGTGACAAGGAGATCGTGAAGGTCATCGTGCGGGCACCCAAGCTCGTGAACTTCGCCGTCAAGGGCTGA
- a CDS encoding DedA family protein yields MLDGVLDTILGTIRDLDPVVRTVAAGIAILLETSILIGLVVPGDTIVLVAATGVVGPVQWLSMIAAVIVGALCGESIGFLIGRFFGPRIRDSRLGRRLGEHRWRIAERFVERRGGVAVFVSRFVPVLHSLVPLTVGMSSMSYRTFIAWTLPACALWSSVYVSVAATAALSYDEISRSLHIGGYVFVGIIIVFVVVVWAGKKLLQRLLHHELQDPGATAHDVPDDTGATADTAPARGTDLDARRTDETASAPLEIDSRQIGVDARQDRDEQSAPGTDDLEADTAGESHGSEGTATNARSSGRRRA; encoded by the coding sequence ATGCTCGACGGCGTCCTCGACACCATCCTCGGCACGATCCGCGACCTCGACCCGGTCGTCCGCACCGTCGCCGCCGGGATCGCGATCCTGCTCGAGACGAGCATCCTCATCGGACTCGTCGTGCCCGGCGACACGATCGTGCTCGTCGCCGCGACGGGCGTCGTCGGCCCCGTCCAGTGGCTCTCCATGATCGCCGCCGTCATCGTCGGCGCGCTGTGCGGCGAGAGCATCGGCTTCCTCATCGGACGCTTCTTCGGCCCACGCATCAGGGACTCGCGGCTCGGTCGAAGACTCGGTGAGCACCGATGGCGCATCGCCGAACGCTTCGTCGAGCGTCGCGGCGGCGTCGCCGTCTTCGTGTCGCGGTTCGTGCCCGTCCTGCACTCGCTCGTTCCGCTCACGGTCGGCATGAGTTCGATGTCGTACCGCACGTTCATCGCCTGGACGCTCCCGGCGTGCGCGCTCTGGTCGAGCGTCTACGTGTCGGTCGCGGCGACCGCGGCGCTCAGCTACGACGAGATCTCCCGCAGCCTGCACATCGGCGGCTACGTGTTCGTGGGCATCATCATCGTGTTCGTCGTCGTGGTCTGGGCCGGCAAGAAGCTGCTGCAGCGCCTCCTGCACCACGAGCTGCAGGACCCGGGCGCGACGGCGCACGACGTCCCCGACGACACCGGCGCGACGGCCGACACGGCACCGGCGCGCGGGACGGACCTCGACGCGCGACGGACCGACGAGACGGCGTCCGCCCCACTCGAGATCGACTCACGGCAGATCGGGGTCGACGCGCGGCAGGACCGCGACGAGCAGTCGGCACCCGGTACGGACGACCTCGAGGCCGACACGGCCGGGGAGTCGCACGGGAGCGAGGGCACCGCGACGAACGCGCGATCGAGCGGGCGACGCCGGGCGTAG